A portion of the Rubeoparvulum massiliense genome contains these proteins:
- the rnhA gene encoding ribonuclease HI — protein MKEIIVYTDGACSHNPGPGGWGVILIFQEHRKELSGFEAETTNQRMELMAAIKALEALKEPCMVRLHSDSAYLINCFQQGWYKKWVQNGWRNSKNQAVENQDLWRRLLELVSIHQVEWIKVKGHADDRLNQRADELATSAIPRS, from the coding sequence ATGAAGGAGATCATTGTATATACCGATGGTGCCTGCTCACATAATCCGGGCCCTGGTGGATGGGGAGTCATTCTCATCTTTCAGGAACACCGTAAGGAGCTATCTGGCTTTGAAGCAGAGACCACGAACCAGCGTATGGAGCTGATGGCTGCCATCAAAGCGCTCGAGGCACTAAAAGAACCATGTATGGTCAGACTACATTCGGATAGTGCCTATTTAATTAATTGTTTTCAGCAGGGATGGTATAAGAAATGGGTACAGAATGGTTGGCGAAACTCCAAGAATCAAGCCGTTGAGAATCAAGATCTGTGGCGCCGTTTATTAGAACTGGTCTCCATTCATCAGGTAGAGTGGATCAAGGTAAAAGGTCACGCTGATGATCGCTTGAATCAACGTGCTGATGAACTGGCTACCTCTGCAATTCCACGCTCATAG
- the queG gene encoding tRNA epoxyqueuosine(34) reductase QueG produces the protein MTDSNISIAFSHGELLELKQELIAYAHQIGIDKIGFATVEPFDDLLPILQRRQEAGHASSFEEQDISLRIDPQRILPGAASLIAIALAYPSRIGETPHGSKEGYRGMICRAAWGVDYHQVLRAKLEEIEAFLKARVPQVKITGMVDTGALVDRAVAERAGIGWIGKNCSLITPEFGSWVYLGELITTIPFPPDSPMENGCGTCTRCLEACPTQAFLGPHQLNAKRCLSQITQEKNWIHEEFRLKLGNRLYGCDTCQQVCPYNRKKDFHLHPEMEPVGELVKPLLKPFISLGKREFTEIYGKTAAAWRGKKPLQRNAIIALAHYGDRTAAPLLTKILRQDPRPPIRGIAAWSLYEIFGDECRPILEESLALEKDPDVREEILQCLAKCVQK, from the coding sequence GTGACTGACTCCAATATCAGCATAGCTTTTTCTCATGGGGAACTACTGGAGCTTAAACAAGAACTGATAGCATATGCCCACCAGATTGGCATCGATAAGATCGGTTTTGCAACAGTGGAGCCTTTCGATGACCTTCTCCCTATCCTGCAAAGACGACAAGAAGCCGGTCATGCCTCTTCATTTGAAGAACAGGATATCTCGCTACGCATCGATCCTCAACGTATATTACCTGGCGCAGCATCCCTCATCGCCATTGCTCTAGCTTATCCTAGTCGAATTGGAGAGACACCCCATGGAAGCAAAGAAGGGTATCGTGGGATGATTTGTCGTGCAGCCTGGGGCGTTGATTATCATCAGGTGCTACGTGCCAAGCTTGAGGAGATTGAAGCATTCCTTAAGGCACGTGTGCCGCAAGTTAAGATCACAGGGATGGTAGATACAGGCGCCCTGGTGGATCGTGCAGTTGCAGAACGGGCAGGCATCGGTTGGATCGGGAAAAACTGTTCGCTCATTACACCTGAATTCGGTTCATGGGTCTATCTCGGTGAATTGATCACAACGATTCCCTTTCCTCCTGATTCACCAATGGAAAATGGGTGCGGTACTTGTACGCGTTGTTTGGAGGCATGTCCTACCCAAGCGTTTCTTGGTCCACATCAACTGAATGCAAAGCGTTGCTTGTCGCAGATAACCCAAGAGAAGAATTGGATTCATGAAGAGTTTCGTCTCAAGTTAGGGAATCGACTCTATGGGTGCGATACATGTCAGCAGGTCTGCCCTTACAATCGTAAAAAGGATTTTCATCTTCATCCGGAAATGGAACCGGTAGGTGAGTTGGTGAAGCCCTTGCTTAAGCCCTTTATTTCACTGGGCAAGAGGGAATTTACCGAAATATATGGTAAAACAGCAGCAGCCTGGCGTGGTAAGAAGCCACTCCAGCGTAATGCAATTATTGCATTAGCCCATTATGGAGATCGAACAGCAGCTCCACTCTTAACGAAAATTTTACGCCAAGATCCTCGACCACCAATCCGCGGAATTGCAGCATGGTCCTTATACGA